A part of Streptomyces sp. NBC_01497 genomic DNA contains:
- a CDS encoding FMN reductase, translating into MNELKLVAVTAGLSKPSSTRLLTDRLVSAVTEHVPAGTAVDVRVVELRDLAVDIANNLVSGWPSEALSGALDAVTGADGLIAVTPVFAGSYSGLFKSFFDLVEPDALTGTPVLLAATGGTARHSLVVEHAMRPLFSYLHALTLPTAVFAATDDWGAGADTYGGGLPARITRAGEEFAALVTPAGGDAVPHARRESAPGAGEGEGTGEGAEPEVVPFEQLLAGL; encoded by the coding sequence ATGAACGAGCTGAAGCTGGTGGCCGTGACGGCGGGGCTGAGCAAGCCGTCGTCGACGCGACTGCTCACGGACCGGCTGGTGAGCGCCGTGACGGAGCACGTACCGGCCGGCACGGCTGTCGACGTACGCGTCGTCGAACTGCGTGACCTCGCGGTCGACATCGCGAACAACCTGGTCTCCGGTTGGCCGTCCGAGGCGCTGAGCGGCGCACTCGACGCGGTCACCGGCGCGGACGGGCTGATCGCGGTGACACCCGTGTTCGCCGGCTCGTACAGCGGACTCTTCAAGTCCTTCTTCGACCTGGTCGAACCGGACGCCCTGACCGGTACGCCGGTCCTGCTGGCCGCCACCGGCGGCACGGCCCGCCACTCGCTGGTCGTGGAGCACGCGATGCGCCCGCTGTTCTCCTACCTGCACGCGCTGACGCTGCCCACGGCGGTCTTCGCCGCGACGGACGACTGGGGCGCGGGCGCCGACACCTACGGCGGCGGCCTCCCGGCCCGGATCACCCGCGCCGGCGAGGAGTTCGCGGCGCTGGTGACCCCGGCGGGCGGCGATGCCGTCCCGCACGCCCGCCGCGAGTCGGCGCCGGGCGCGGGGGAGGGCGAGGGCACGGGGGAGGGCGCCGAACCCGAGGTGGTCCCCTTCGAGCAGCTCCTCGCGGGCCTCTGA